The DNA segment TGTCACAGGGGTAGAGCCGGTCCGGAGGGCAGGCAGCAGGCGATGtggttttaaaagaaaaaaaaaacataaatagagAAAGATTGTAATATATTAtcagctaataataatttctagTTTATAACACTACACTACAAGATGCTACACAATTATTCGATTCAACGGTAACTTTAAATCTGTTTAATTGAAATGATTCATTTTAACGAACCGATATACCAGAATGATTCATTCAGGAATCGAGTGAAGTAGTTCATAAACAGGGAAAATGGCTGCCACATATAACTGGGTCCTGGTGCTTAGCTCTGTATTTTTGTGCAATCTCGTCAAAACATTCTTGCCGTCCATTTCCTCATTTGTAAGTACATGGGTTTATAAGAAAGATATATGAGAAATGTTGATATAAGTTAGCATTGTGAACATGGCACTCATGCACCATTGCCATGTTGTGGAGAAAGCCTTCGTTCGCAGGTGACGCTATTTTGAGGTAGCATTGATGAAATTCAGTGTCATAACATTTTCAAAATGTTTCTTGGTATCATAATATCAGGTAGTCTTTAAGCTTGAACCGGTGATCTCATGCTTCTGCTGCTACACGATGCTTAAAGAATGTATGAGAAACCCGACATATCAGGGCAATTAGCTTGGCAGTTGCTTAGCGTTAGCTTTACAGTGTAGCACCAGTTTAAATTTAGCTAAcggggtcttaggtttttatgttttgttgttaTCTTGTCCTCTAACTGattctgtaaaactgctttttGACAACAGTTTAACTCAGGGTGCAGCTTGAGCACTTACTGGAAGGCCAGGGTCTTGACTTGGGTTTTGGGCTTGTTGGTTTGGTCTCAAGTCTGTGTCAATAAAGAATTTGAGATGGGACGCCGTATTTTGTCTCCAAAGTGCTCAACATATCGCAGACGTTCACAGTGACTGAATATGGATGCATGCATGGCTGTGCCTAAGTGGCACCTATTGCAGCAATCCATATTATTTAAAAAGGGTTATTAACTTCACAAAAGCATATTTAGAAATCAGTGAAATAAGTTTgaaggtaaaaaaacaaaaacaataacaagTACCAACTCACTACAATCTGGTAACAGAACCATTAAAGTAGCTCAGTTATTTAATTTACAGTGGAGTGTCATTCAGACTTACGTTGTTGTGTAGTATTACCTAGATAAATTGGCTATAGACATGGAATGTGTGAAGATTTGTGTTTCGCACATATAATAGTAAAGAACCAAATTTATTGCATTAGTGCATTCTCCACATTTCAGTGTGATTtatatttaattcatatttttcCACTGTTTATCAAAGatgttaaaggttcttcaaaaagACGCTGAGCAGGAAATGGAGATGCGAACAGAAATCCAGAACATGAGATTGGAGCTCTCTAGTATAAGCATGATGGATGAGTTTGCAAGGTATGCCAGGCTGGAACGTAAGATCAACAAAATGACAGACAAGTTGAAGACTCATGGTAAGAGTTTATACATAGCTTTGATCAAATTATTTGATGTTGTTTCTAAAGCATTGTATGAAGATTATATACAGTGCCTTGAAAATGTTTGTCCTGTCCTCAATTCCtgcacattttcacaatatgtACCATGATTTTTATATTTGATTGCTAAGATGTGAAAACATGTTTGCCCCCTCACAAATAATGCAACTGAATTGAAGGATTTAAAGCCCTTGGTTTGCCACCTGATTTGAAAATGTGTGCTCTTATGAGGTGTTCTGTTCatggggttgaataattctgaaactaTGCCAGACGTTTGTTTTTTGGAAcgtcatgtgtgtctgtgtctgctgTGGTCTGGAAGAACCAGTTTACTTGCCAGTTAATAAGCATACAACAATAAACTACATTTGAACTGCAACTCTCAAAGGTTGGTAGGCTAGAGCCCTTTTACTGTGTTTTAATATCAGCCTCCTGGTCCAGCTGGGCAGTTTGTATCTAAGTTTACTCATTTTCTAACTTCCATAATTAAGCTGGACAAAGTGTTTTTGGTAGGAGATTTTAGCTTGCATTTAAGCAATTTGTTTCCGGTGCCACCCATACAGTTGGTAATACTTTGGATCTGTAAAGATCTTTTGATTAGCGACCATCAATGCATCAATGTTACCAAATACGGGCCCTGCTGTTTTAGACATCATAAAGCCTTCACTGTCTACAGGTTGGgttgtgttctgtcctgctttAAGCATGCTATTGTTCAGCTGTTAGTGATGAAACCTAACTTGGATCCTTCTGTGCTTATTAACTACAGACCTATATCAAAACTTCGCACGCAGCCTTTAGAGAAAATGGTGGCAATTCAGCTCACTGGTTCAGCATTAAATTCAAATTCTAATTTAAATTGATttatatagcgctttttacaacaatTCTTTACAAACATCCggaaatggaaaaaaacacaaggggttaggaggagcacaggaaaatGTTATTGGTGGGGGTGTAATATAGCGTGACAGGATCCACTGGGTAGGCGAGGGCAGCCGACTACAAATGGACTTGCATCAgcagcaagcagacagcagggggcatcTCAGCACATagtggagaaaaaagaaaagaaaatgaaaatgtgtttgAAAGTTTGAAAAGATCTGATGTATGgtctgtaaaggaagtagattagagagactgcagtaacctgtgaacagagagcagtacAGTCCAAACGTATATTCatacaagctacatcagcaaggataacagtacagtgcattgatgGATTATCCAAAAGCTTGAGCAAAAAGGTAGGTTTTAAATcaagatttaaacacagagagtgtgttCCAAACACCAATAGGAAGTTTATTTCAAAGTTGGGGAGCTTTATAAGTGAAAGCTCTTTCTCCAGCGTTGATTCTCCTAAAacgaggaactgacagaaggcaTTAGTCATCCAAGCTTGAAGTTATCAATGCATGCACCAGCTTCTTTTACAATGCTACTGGGTATGACTGAGAATATGTCTACATTTACAGCAATATTTCTCCATATTTGAATTAATAAGTAAGACCAGAGTAAAACATTTGGCATTGAGGACAGATATATGTGAAGGATACAGTGCTTTGGGCATCGAGTTTATTTAACTGTATGCATTCACAATGAGTTGTATCAGTTAAATATGTGTTACTTATTTAATAAACATCCTCTGTTAAATTAGTTACAGCATACAAAGTAAAATGTCCTTTGATGAGGCAAGTTTTCCAAAACTAAGTATATCCTACttgcaaaaaaacccaaaagcaTTTTATATAGGCCTACTAACTTAAAATTGTAAACAAAATTAGCACTAAGGTCAAGCAGTACAATAATAGTAGTGCAGTCCATATCAAATGGAAAAAAGTAGGTCTTTGTGACTCGTAGTAGAGCTGTGGTTGGGTCTAAATATAGACTGAAAGACTAGATTTGGGTATGTAGCCAATGCTAAAGGGGATGAGTTAACTATTGTCAGTATTGGTTATATAGCCCTAGGCAACCTGTTTGGAACAGGATCTACCAAGCCCTTTTTAGTAACCGGATGGAAACATTCCAGGTGTGAATTAAAGCTGGTTCACCATTCATCAACACTAACTACAGTGGTTCAGGGCTGGATATGAATTTTAGTCAAAAGTTAGTTAGTTTAGTTAAAAgggaattttatttattttatttattatttacgaTTTATGATTTTGGCTTTAAGGCTTTTTTATGttctgcatgactatgatgACATTCAAGCTGTAGAGATTCTCATTTTGTATGTAGCCACAGACGTTTATAGCTATGAGTTATGTTTCAGAGTATGTGTATGGTTGTTATACCAAGGTGCTAACTTTTTCTCCATAATTTGTTTGATCTTAATTAGcgcaacattgtcaagattagagcgaagcacagacagcagatcatctgttacatgctcaaGATCTTTATGATGAGATGGGCAGGAGATCTGGaaagttattaataaatacattagctGTTGAGGTTGTTCTGGTAtgtttgctcataaagcgaagCGGCAGatggatatcctggtttaagactatgTCAAACAtgattaggtagtggtcagagagggagtcaggctgagaaatacTGACTAAATTCTCTGTCttaatacccagggtcagaactaggtctagtgtatggttgcaTCTATGAGTAGGACCTGTAACATTTTGTATGAATCCCAggacatctaagattgattaaacccagttctaagtgGGTCATGAGTATTCTTAAAGTGAATactgaaatctccaacaatcaaaaCCTTGATGGCTACTTCTGCTAAGAAGCAAATTCATTAAGAACATTTGTATAAGGTTCAGGGGGATGgtagactgtaataagcagaagaaagtgctgctttttagaagccggaGAGGAGCCTgacactttaagactaagcacatCAAATGATTTAGCATCAaacctgagttttggattaGACTAAAACTGAATCATAGATCGTGGCAACACCGCCGCCACAGCCAGACCTGTGTTGTCTCAGCGGTTAGAATagcgggctatcgataacagggttgttggttcgattcctgggcttggcaagctgccgctgttgggcccttgagcaaagccctttaccctctctggcTCTCTacccgctctgggtgtgtgtgtactcactgcccctagctcactagcgtgtatgtgagtgtgtgttcactaccacagatgggtttaAATGCGaaggacccatttcgctgtacagtgcacactgtacagtgacaaatatgtgcacctttacctttacatgcacctttacctttttacctttacctttaaagccTGTGGGAGTCTATTAATTCAAAGCAATGAATTAAATACCCCACGTTTCACAaagacattgtgaactgaaGTGGTTTTCAGGAATAATTTCATTAACAATGACTGCTCTAGGTGCTAGAGATTGTATGTTTAACGGCCCAAACTTAATGGAGAAGTTGCGAGTACTTGGAAAAGAGGAAGCGCTTGTGTCAGTTGTGAGGttgtaaaaataaaactttttacGTCTATGATTGCGGACtacacaggggacagacacGGTCTTAATACTTCAGGGTTTATCTGAGAAGTTACGAGAGTGGTACTTgtaaattactatttcccaCGCCATACAAGAAATGGCAGAATTAATGGTTTAAATTGAGTAGaacacttacctgcccactgcCTACCTGagtggtgtgactgggtagagccagtcagTTGTGGTGTCACATTTGTGATGTTCCTGAAGAGAGCgacagaccccaggcggctcgggTGAAGCCCATCTCTATGGTTGTGGGCCGGACGCTCATGAAAACTCTTCCAGTTGTCTACGAAGTTCGCTCCAACGCTGCTGCACCAATCCCGAAgccagcagtggaactgcagtgcCGAGaaagtcacctggcgacgtAAAGAATgtgggcacctggaaaacaggagaccgtggtgTTACTCTTAGGGCCTGACACTTAAGTGTCTTACAATAGAGTCTCCAATAATGAGAACACCATCCTGATTGATTGTCCTCTGTGCTGGGGATGGCAAAGACAATGAGCTAAGGAGGTGGAGGGTACTTTGGCTTTCCCAAAGTAATGTGTAAGTAACAAGTtgcagttggcacaaagattacaataacAACTAGCTAAGATAAAAAAGCAAAAGCGAAGATTAAGGAATATAAACTGaggactaggagtaacaagtaatttttcaagtaataagagagctaATGAACAAACAGCAGGTAAGCGAGCGTACAACCTGTCCACCAGGTCAGGTAATTAGAGCTACTTGACATCAGCTTTGCTTTTAATGTGGATCaacttatttttacatttatttttaatgtgacTTTTGGAAATTTTTAGTCCAAGTCTGCTCCATTATCCCGgggtgtcccacagggttcgGTTTCAGGGCACTGTTGTTGGGGTGTGTGTCGTCGTCGTCGCCCCCCCCTCCTCAAACGAACAGGTCAAACAGGTCTCTTATAActctctttttaatatcagttaCGTGGCAGAACACCTCCACCTTCATTTATCAGTATATTTTCTTAGGTCAAGTAAATTACATGTGCTGTCTGTTTTGCGCTCCTATCTAAAAACTTATGAGGATAGTGTTGGAGGTTGTTGCACCTATGCTATTGAACACTTTGCCACCATACTTTGcctgtgtgtggtgtttttaaactattattaataaatagaagtttgtacattttatttttttattttatgcttAGTACAGTACATTTCACAGACACAAGTCAGTGTGCTTTACAAATACTTTTTACAAATACTTACTTTACAGTCcttgcagtagtcattaaagtCACTAAGAGTCATTTTgggttgaatttggagaaaacacTTTTAGTTTTATTAGTGGTGTTGAGCTGTTTATATCATGTTGAAAGGTTTTgaatgttgctaataaacctaattgggggttgaataattttgactGGAAATGTATATTTAGATGTTCATTGTGTTTCTTCAATTTCTTGCAGTAAAATCAAGGGCTGCTCAGCAGGCTAAAATGAAATGGATTGTCAACATCATTTTCTACATTCTTCAAGTAAGTTATAAATGAATAGTGCAAAACATACAGGCCAAAACCAATGGCAACTTGAGGCTTAATGGCAACTGACTTTCAGTCATTTATTTGGTCAGTGACAACAGAatttgtgtaaagctgctttgtgacaacagttgtgctatacaaataaatttgacttgacttgacatctgtcaaaccaatcagaatcttcatTTAAGCTGGAGGCCGGACAAGAAACAGTCAAACTTCACAGCAAAACCAGTTacaacatattatatattattatgcaATATTTCAGGAAAGAGTGGGATTTTACCCTCAGAACCCAGGAGTTCTGATTCAGCTGGAAATCTAATCACTTAGTAGTACTAATAGtatttactgtaaatgatttTTACTGTGATGCATGAATTGCTCGCTCAGTTTCCACATAAAATCTCAATCCGCAtttcttttctattttcttaCTGCTACCTTACTAGGATAGAACTTCATCTTCAGAGATATTAGGTAGCATGACCACACAGTATGTTTTTCATTTACGCCTGGTTTCCATACTACTAAGTTTTCGAGCAGTGTTTCCAGACTTTTATTTGAAAAACTCTGGAGTCTAATTTTGTGTGGATGGCCAAAAACAAAGACTTGTGAAAATGCTTCCATCGCGGGACAGTTTTCTAGAAGGACAACAAAGGCATCAATCTCTATTAGCAGTGGAGAACCCAACATGGATAACAGATTGCAGGCTTTGCTACCCTTGTTGTCTTTGCAAGCAGCTACTGTCTTTGTCTTAATAAACTGAACCCAGAAGACATTGTATTTGGTAGATAAATGATTCATATGCACTATCAGGGGGCTGGGGTGTAGTTTAGAACCTGCAAAGAGATGGGGATGACCTTTAGCCTACTTCACATTGCTGGAACGGTTCTATTTAAGAAAAATTATACTGTGTGAATataggcaaaaaaagaaagaaattcaTCTTTGTAATATCCACATTCTCTTATAGCATTTTAGGGCTTAGAAATAATGTTTACTCTCTTTTTGCTGTGTTACTAGGCAGCCCTCATGATCTCACTCATTTGGAAATACTATGCTGACCCAGTCACTGTGGTGCCCAGCAAGTGGATTTCTCCGCTAGAGCGACTTGTAGCATTTCCTTCTGGAGTTGCAGGCAAGTCTCTTGGTAAGGGCCACATTAAAGTTATCTGTTAATGCAGAATACAATCTTTCAAATATCTTTCTCTCACTGGTGTCGGGGGTATTGCGTGCGATTGGGGGGTGAGATTAcatacgggttgggtaattggcagtccaaattggggagaaaatctGTGAAAATCGGTTACTTTTAGACATATGGTTTAGACGCTGGTTACTTTTAGacatatatattgaatattttcTAGACAGTTTTGAAAATGGAATTTTAAACTCCTTGAAGGTTCAActcatgttttctttttattgtagGTGGTGTGGGGATTACGTGCTGGTTAGTTGTCTGCAACAAAGTGGTGGCTATTGGCCTTCATGCTATtagttaactttttttttttggttatgaTTGCTATggttaaattacaaaaaaataaagtttaacACATTTCTACAAGATGGGCTACAAAGGATTTATCATGTCAGTAAAACAGAACTGTCAAATGTCATTGTTGTGCAAGATTTTATTCTCCTTTGTTCAGTGGGTCAGCTTTATTCTGGTTACGTTTAGTAAAATCAATACCATGTATATAAATGTCACAATGTTATGGTATTCCAttaatttattgtcatttcatttgtattttttctgGTTGTTCTTGTATATCCTTTTCCCCTGCATTTCTAATTTCATGGTGATGACCCTAAATAAACAGTCTTTATAAAGATATAATGCAGgcttttgtatatttttggaTTTGTGACTCTTTTATTCTGCCTTTTTCCtggtaaatgtaaatcatattaaatgtatttgtatagtgctttttacaactgatgtcgcagagcagctttacagaaatccagtaatGAGGTGACAGATTAGCAAAACATCCCAGTGAGCAAGTCGAAGTAGTGGTAAGGAAAACTTTCTCAGACATGGAGGAAGGAACCAATAGTCACAAAGGGGGACtgatcctcctctggtcaaaactacTTATAAATTATTGTTAGAAAGTCGCAGTGCCACCATATGTGACATGTTCTTTTGCTCAGATGATGGTCAGTTgtggtaatattaatacaaTAGTAGCAATGTAAACTTCAATGTAGTCAGTACTGGAGGGTGGGCAACTACTCTGAGGCAGATGGCAGTAACTTGATTATAAACACATGCAATTGGGGCTGTATCTGTAAAGAATATAACTAAACATCCATCATTTTAAGGTGGTTCTATTCTAGACTATCAGATAGATGTCCACACTAAGTTGGAAACACGTCTGCGATGGAAAGAGTTATGGGGGATTTGCCACACCACACTGTATACTCTAAACATTTACACATACGCGCTTAGGGCTGTATATGTCTCATCTCATAATATGTCCATCATTTCAACTTGATTCTATTCTAGGATATGTATTCATGTCAGGTTTGAAACAGATATATAATGGAAGTTTTGGGAGATTTAACACACATCTGTGTGTTCTGTAATTATGAACGCATTCAGTTGTATGTCCCTTGCTAGCCAGTAGGTGGCAGCACCATGAGAAAAGCCCAGTACAGGCTCAacatcagaagaagaaaaaggactgtggctacacaggtgataaaCAGAGTATTTTTGTCTAAAAATCTGCCCTTTACCTTGTAGGCGGAAAGAAACAGTGAGCCACCTCTCTGAGTTTGCCTGTGTCAGGTATACTTCtaacagagagaaacaaaaaaagttGACTCTGGAGTTTACCACACCTAGGTGGACATCATAACAAAAGAAGAACTAAGAAACCAAGTAAGCCCTTTCCATTTTCCCAACAAAGGGAAAACCAGCTACAGGTAGGTCTAGTTCAAATTATCTTCAGAAACTTTAGAATTTCAGCCGGATGTCTGATCAGCCTTTTCCACTGTGATTTTCTTCAAGTCAAGCTTGCAACGGGAGGTCATGACCTAAATGAGATTAAAGTGAATCTTTCCTTTACGTGTAACTATAAACAAGTGTCTTGAACGAGAAGGATGAGCATTTCCAGAAGCAGTACCTGGATGGCACATCAACATCTTCAGTCTTCAAGGAATGTGTCCTGATGTGTCCTCTAACACGGGACAGAACGCATTTGAGCATTTTGCCTGTACCTGGCAAGATGTGAATTTTTCAAAGGACCAGTACTTGCACTGCGCACATACTCTATCTCCTTTACTagcgtgctctctctctctctctctctctctctctctctctctctctcacacacacacacacacatattcttaGCTAACaagaacagccctatcgtggttcaaatcatatctaacagaacgctatcagtttgtaaagataaaagatttatcttcaaattacacagaagtaaggtatggagttccgcaaggctcaatttttggactgctattatttacattatacatg comes from the Salminus brasiliensis chromosome 23, fSalBra1.hap2, whole genome shotgun sequence genome and includes:
- the get1 gene encoding guided entry of tail-anchored proteins factor 1 isoform X1 — its product is MAATYNWVLVLSSVFLCNLVKTFLPSISSFMLKVLQKDAEQEMEMRTEIQNMRLELSSISMMDEFARYARLERKINKMTDKLKTHVKSRAAQQAKMKWIVNIIFYILQAALMISLIWKYYADPVTVVPSKWISPLERLVAFPSGVAGKSLGGVGITCWLVVCNKVVAIGLHAIS
- the get1 gene encoding guided entry of tail-anchored proteins factor 1 isoform X2, which codes for MAATYNWVLVLSSVFLCNLVKTFLPSISSFMLKVLQKDAEQEMEMRTEIQNMRLELSSISMMDEFARYARLERKINKMTDKLKTHVKSRAAQQAKMKWIVNIIFYILQAALMISLIWKYYADPVTVVPSKWISPLERLVAFPSGVAGGVGITCWLVVCNKVVAIGLHAIS